A stretch of the uncultured Desulfobacter sp. genome encodes the following:
- a CDS encoding glycosyltransferase family 25 protein yields MTPDPISPWNFFDKVYCISLRNRTDRRERAKIEFSRLGIDRRVEFVLVDKDIDDPCRGIFASHLLCMEKAIDADAQQWVVFEDDVMFRRYDPKILTSTVAHLSACSTWTLLFFGGLIKGSSKTGNPAIKKIRYQALAHAYAVNRAFGKKIASQPWGGTPYDTMLKNLSADYLGTTPFFAFQSNAATDNDACSGLDRFRRCCGGLGFIQLMNEFFHAHRLVIILGHIAVLAGLGVCIW; encoded by the coding sequence ATGACCCCTGACCCCATATCGCCCTGGAACTTTTTTGACAAGGTGTACTGCATCTCACTTCGTAATCGCACCGACCGCCGGGAACGGGCCAAAATTGAATTTTCACGCCTGGGCATTGACCGCCGCGTGGAGTTTGTCCTGGTGGATAAAGATATAGACGACCCCTGCCGGGGAATCTTTGCCTCCCATCTGCTGTGCATGGAAAAAGCCATTGATGCGGATGCCCAACAATGGGTGGTGTTTGAAGATGACGTGATGTTTCGTCGATATGATCCAAAAATTCTAACGTCCACCGTTGCACATCTGTCCGCCTGCAGCACCTGGACCTTGCTCTTTTTCGGAGGCCTGATCAAAGGCAGTTCAAAAACCGGCAATCCAGCAATAAAAAAAATCCGATATCAGGCGTTGGCCCATGCCTATGCCGTTAATCGCGCCTTTGGTAAAAAAATTGCAAGCCAACCCTGGGGCGGAACACCCTATGATACAATGCTCAAAAACCTTAGTGCCGACTATTTGGGAACAACGCCCTTTTTTGCCTTCCAAAGCAATGCGGCAACTGACAATGATGCCTGCTCAGGGCTGGACAGGTTCCGGCGCTGTTGCGGCGGCCTTGGATTCATCCAGCTGATGAACGAATTTTTTCATGCCCACCGCCTTGTGATCATTCTCGGTCATATAGCGGTTCTTGCAGGCCTTGGGGTGTGCATATGGTAA
- a CDS encoding glycerol-3-phosphate acyltransferase, translated as MMLTAFWLLAYVVGSINASIFVLKLKTKQDPRTLYSKNAGTSNVYRILGWKWAGLVLISDVGKAFLMSAAAVHFLSAPAQIWVGFFLLLGNRFPCFHGFKGGKGVAHFIGFSLFPAPLFTVLSLAGWCVGYLFFRRSFAGSMVLVTILGMGLVLTSGTDFMGIAGVIVCMGFIILNHKTNLLALISQNQDRDVSNKAGDGL; from the coding sequence ATGATGCTCACAGCGTTTTGGCTGCTTGCCTATGTAGTCGGTTCAATCAATGCGTCCATCTTTGTGCTGAAGCTGAAAACAAAACAAGATCCCCGGACTTTGTACAGTAAAAACGCCGGCACAAGTAATGTGTACCGAATACTGGGTTGGAAATGGGCCGGATTGGTTCTCATAAGCGATGTGGGCAAAGCGTTTCTGATGTCGGCGGCGGCAGTGCATTTTTTGTCTGCGCCCGCACAAATCTGGGTGGGATTTTTTCTGCTGCTTGGCAACCGGTTCCCATGTTTTCACGGGTTTAAAGGGGGTAAAGGCGTTGCCCATTTCATTGGCTTTTCCTTGTTTCCCGCCCCTTTATTTACCGTGCTCTCCCTTGCCGGTTGGTGTGTTGGGTATCTGTTTTTCCGGCGTTCCTTTGCAGGGTCCATGGTGCTTGTGACCATTCTCGGCATGGGACTTGTCCTGACATCCGGCACAGATTTTATGGGTATTGCCGGGGTAATTGTCTGTATGGGGTTTATCATATTAAATCATAAAACCAACCTGCTTGCCCTCATATCCCAAAATCAAGACAGAGACGTTTCAAATAAAGCAGGTGATGGACTATGA
- a CDS encoding polyketide synthase dehydratase domain-containing protein: MDNSVTQVPLTIDVYPHFMDHCFAGKVVFPAVEALKVLAGAIQTHNVFTSNAALRHMTHARFNKFLVIEPGQKAIEALCNIRPINDTRVSLSLATRFSTKKGAITRIKEHCTATFSTESEPLSNLSPSQTEKFDEPMFEVPAKSIYRELVPFKPAFRSIQGELQLSRSGAYATLKAMPDNSNDPFKTVLGSGFPLDGAFHAGCVWSQRFFGIVAFPIGFDKRIIYTPTIEHKNYTARVIPKYQTHGTLGFDIWITDDQGNLCEALAGVMMRDVSGGTITPAAWIREGIQ; the protein is encoded by the coding sequence ATGGACAACTCCGTTACCCAGGTTCCGTTAACCATTGACGTATATCCCCACTTCATGGACCATTGCTTCGCCGGCAAGGTGGTTTTTCCGGCTGTTGAGGCGTTAAAGGTCCTGGCCGGAGCAATTCAGACGCACAATGTCTTTACGTCGAATGCTGCATTAAGGCATATGACCCATGCACGGTTTAATAAATTTCTCGTGATAGAACCAGGTCAAAAAGCCATTGAAGCGCTCTGCAATATCCGCCCCATCAACGATACCCGGGTGTCGCTCTCCCTGGCCACCCGGTTTTCCACAAAAAAAGGGGCCATAACACGAATCAAAGAACATTGCACGGCAACCTTCAGCACCGAATCAGAACCGCTTTCGAACCTGTCTCCGTCCCAGACAGAAAAATTCGACGAGCCCATGTTTGAAGTGCCGGCAAAAAGCATATACCGCGAACTGGTTCCATTCAAGCCGGCCTTTCGCTCCATTCAAGGTGAATTACAGCTTTCCCGGTCCGGCGCATATGCAACCCTAAAAGCGATGCCGGACAATTCCAATGATCCATTTAAGACCGTATTGGGATCGGGATTTCCCCTGGACGGCGCCTTTCATGCCGGATGTGTCTGGAGCCAGCGGTTTTTCGGCATTGTGGCCTTTCCAATTGGGTTTGACAAACGCATTATTTATACCCCCACGATTGAACATAAAAATTATACTGCCCGGGTTATCCCCAAATATCAAACCCACGGGACGTTAGGATTTGATATATGGATTACCGATGACCAGGGCAATTTGTGTGAAGCCCTTGCCGGGGTAATGATGCGGGATGTCAGCGGCGGCACCATCACCCCTGCGGCATGGATCCGGGAGGGCATCCAATGA
- a CDS encoding radical SAM protein has translation MQTHWKFSDILSDPVIRSRWQRVKKYFFLRESTYDMTNRCNIRCEGCYYFEGDKQFVTENNDPELWQDLMVKEKARGITFVVLAGAEPALVPQLLQTCYQQIPLGAIASNGLKFIPESVGYRIHISVWGNDRTSQAVRRADHMLEKQIKNYKDDPRAVFVYTFTSSNIDEIRDVAPILAENNCPFTFNMFSAPVGYNGALRHNRQTLAKTRDVMLEMLETYPEHLLFSHYNILAHTHEMGLHDLFQCSYPRMNPHEDVGLGKTFRQYRADLTWDRSAACCVPDTDCADCRHYAAGSAVVTARLFRHAVDPETFKAWLDYVDTYLAVWVMGYEKGENLSLKFVEPPSRT, from the coding sequence ATGCAAACACATTGGAAGTTCTCAGATATTCTGTCCGATCCGGTGATTCGCAGCCGATGGCAGCGGGTAAAAAAATATTTTTTCCTCAGGGAATCCACATATGACATGACCAACCGCTGCAATATAAGGTGTGAAGGCTGTTATTACTTTGAAGGCGACAAACAGTTCGTCACCGAAAATAATGACCCTGAATTATGGCAGGACCTGATGGTAAAAGAAAAGGCGCGGGGCATCACCTTTGTTGTTCTGGCAGGGGCGGAACCCGCCCTGGTCCCCCAGCTTTTGCAGACCTGTTACCAGCAAATTCCTTTGGGAGCCATCGCATCCAATGGATTAAAGTTCATCCCCGAAAGCGTAGGCTACAGAATTCACATCTCCGTATGGGGCAACGACCGGACAAGCCAGGCTGTCCGCCGGGCCGATCACATGCTTGAAAAACAGATTAAAAATTATAAAGACGACCCCAGGGCGGTATTTGTCTATACCTTTACCAGCAGCAACATTGATGAAATACGCGATGTGGCCCCCATCCTTGCGGAAAACAACTGCCCGTTCACCTTTAATATGTTTTCCGCGCCGGTTGGATACAACGGCGCGCTGCGGCACAATCGTCAGACGCTGGCAAAGACCCGGGATGTGATGCTGGAGATGCTGGAGACCTATCCTGAGCACCTGCTCTTCTCCCACTATAACATCCTTGCCCATACCCATGAGATGGGCCTGCATGACCTATTTCAATGCTCCTATCCGAGAATGAACCCCCATGAAGATGTGGGGTTGGGCAAAACGTTCAGGCAATACAGGGCGGATCTGACCTGGGACAGAAGCGCGGCATGCTGTGTCCCGGACACGGATTGTGCGGACTGCCGCCACTACGCGGCCGGCAGCGCCGTTGTCACGGCAAGACTTTTCAGGCACGCCGTTGATCCTGAAACCTTCAAGGCCTGGCTGGATTATGTGGACACCTATCTGGCCGTATGGGTGATGGGATATGAAAAAGGGGAGAATCTAAGCCTCAAATTCGTAGAACCGCCAAGCAGAACCTGA
- a CDS encoding phosphopantetheine-binding protein, translating into MSNVKTIDEIITNVARIIIDELMIEDVTPETFDPEMDLVDEVGIDSMDLATVALVIQDEYGIRIDEDDYPKLTNVRLIAEYINNKL; encoded by the coding sequence ATGAGCAACGTAAAAACCATTGACGAGATCATTACCAATGTAGCCCGGATCATTATTGATGAACTCATGATTGAAGATGTAACCCCTGAAACCTTTGATCCCGAAATGGACCTTGTGGATGAAGTCGGGATTGACAGTATGGACCTTGCCACCGTTGCCCTGGTGATCCAGGATGAATACGGCATCCGTATTGACGAGGACGACTACCCCAAACTGACCAACGTCCGCCTCATTGCCGAATACATCAACAACAAGTTATAA
- the cobK gene encoding precorrin-6A reductase, protein MILVLGGTSEARELILLCVQHSIPVMYTTTTRIQDEFAPTVECRVGQLSSETFQNLIIERRISSVVDATHPFAVNISRLAMDVCNRTKTPYLRLERETLAQPATCRHVYRIETVEEAASLACETSGGILSVIGVRKLPELVTHLGNRKRDLFARVLPVVKSIETCDQLGIRPSHIIGMRGPFSAEFDGLLIREFGITTMIAKESGDRGGLTAKITACENTGCKLLLLVRPAIQYPYQVSTPVKCLAWITARLF, encoded by the coding sequence ATGATTCTCGTGCTGGGCGGAACATCGGAAGCACGTGAACTTATATTATTGTGCGTACAGCACAGCATTCCTGTTATGTACACGACCACGACCCGCATTCAGGACGAATTCGCACCAACTGTTGAATGCCGGGTAGGACAACTTTCATCGGAAACCTTTCAAAACCTGATCATAGAGCGGCGCATCTCAAGCGTTGTGGATGCCACACATCCGTTTGCGGTCAATATTTCAAGGTTGGCCATGGATGTGTGCAACCGCACCAAGACCCCGTATTTAAGGCTGGAGCGGGAAACGCTCGCACAGCCGGCCACCTGCCGGCATGTGTACCGGATCGAAACCGTTGAAGAGGCCGCAAGCCTTGCCTGTGAAACATCAGGGGGGATTCTCTCTGTAATTGGGGTACGCAAGCTGCCGGAGTTGGTGACGCATCTTGGGAATCGCAAAAGGGATCTTTTTGCCCGGGTCCTGCCGGTGGTAAAGTCGATTGAAACCTGTGATCAGCTTGGGATTCGCCCATCGCACATTATTGGCATGCGGGGTCCGTTCTCTGCCGAATTTGACGGTTTACTGATTCGAGAATTCGGTATCACCACGATGATTGCAAAAGAATCAGGAGACCGGGGAGGTCTTACCGCCAAAATTACCGCCTGCGAAAATACAGGTTGCAAACTGTTGCTGCTGGTTCGCCCTGCCATACAATATCCATATCAGGTATCCACGCCTGTTAAATGCCTTGCATGGATAACAGCTCGTCTATTTTAG
- the cobF gene encoding precorrin-6A synthase (deacetylating) — protein sequence MVKRQIKIIGIGLGSPGHLTGHAIEALRQVDVFLVADKGDIKKEMVAARKAICEAFLKPGSYRFVTISDTDRGPDAKRGSAEYRKGVQAWRQSRVNRFVNAIKELPPNMIVGFLAWGDPAFYDSLIGIVEEIGEIIPLDVRVIPGISAIQALAAENVICLNRVAAPIHITTGRRLLREWSAELGTVVVMLDKGLACAQLVARAPDLEIIWGAYIGFPWQIIRRGRLADMVQELIPLRKKLRQEHGWMMDTYILRGPEMTDDAPPLET from the coding sequence ATGGTCAAACGTCAAATCAAAATTATCGGAATTGGCCTGGGCAGTCCGGGGCATTTGACCGGACATGCCATAGAGGCACTTCGCCAGGTAGATGTTTTTCTTGTTGCCGACAAAGGTGACATTAAAAAAGAGATGGTTGCCGCCAGGAAGGCAATCTGTGAAGCCTTTCTAAAACCGGGCAGTTATCGTTTTGTGACGATTTCAGATACGGATCGCGGACCGGATGCAAAGCGTGGTTCGGCCGAGTATCGGAAAGGCGTTCAGGCATGGCGGCAATCCCGTGTGAACCGCTTTGTCAATGCGATCAAAGAATTACCCCCAAACATGATCGTGGGGTTTCTGGCGTGGGGTGACCCTGCTTTTTATGACAGCCTCATCGGTATTGTCGAGGAAATTGGCGAAATCATTCCCCTGGATGTGCGGGTGATCCCAGGGATCTCTGCGATACAGGCCTTGGCAGCAGAAAATGTTATTTGTCTGAACCGGGTTGCGGCACCTATCCATATCACCACGGGCCGCCGCCTGCTCCGGGAGTGGTCCGCTGAACTTGGAACAGTGGTTGTCATGCTGGATAAAGGCCTGGCCTGTGCTCAGTTAGTGGCGCGGGCGCCTGACCTTGAAATCATCTGGGGTGCGTATATCGGATTTCCCTGGCAGATCATCCGACGTGGGCGGCTGGCAGACATGGTTCAGGAGTTGATCCCTTTACGGAAAAAACTTCGGCAGGAACATGGATGGATGATGGATACCTACATTCTGCGCGGTCCCGAGATGACAGATGACGCACCGCCGCTGGAGACTTGA
- a CDS encoding hydroxymyristoyl-ACP dehydratase: MNSSVDMADLSGPGYEISELRRSEASVITAQAIFGSESPWFDGHFPDNPIVPGIAQMSMIFELMQRTMGSGMKLEGFKRVRFKQLIRPDTPIAVLIKPGKKSPNRFEYQLTADQKIVCTGFIDIRMLHDGNI, from the coding sequence ATGAACTCATCCGTGGACATGGCTGACCTAAGTGGCCCAGGGTATGAGATCAGTGAGCTTCGCAGATCCGAAGCATCGGTCATCACAGCCCAGGCTATCTTTGGCTCCGAGTCGCCCTGGTTTGACGGGCATTTCCCGGACAACCCCATTGTTCCGGGCATTGCCCAGATGAGCATGATTTTCGAGCTGATGCAACGCACAATGGGGTCAGGCATGAAACTCGAGGGGTTCAAGCGGGTCAGATTTAAGCAATTGATCAGACCGGACACCCCCATTGCAGTTTTGATCAAACCGGGAAAAAAAAGCCCGAACCGTTTTGAATACCAGCTTACGGCGGACCAGAAGATTGTCTGTACCGGATTTATTGATATCCGTATGTTGCATGATGGAAATATCTAA
- a CDS encoding phosphopantetheine-binding protein, translated as MENLISELKEKIVDTLGLTDVTPEDINEQDQLIGGPLGLDSIDVLEMVMMMENDYGVVIDNKELGETVFATLDSLARYVNEHGNKES; from the coding sequence ATGGAGAATCTGATTTCAGAACTGAAGGAAAAAATTGTGGACACACTGGGACTGACGGATGTAACACCCGAGGATATCAATGAACAGGACCAACTGATCGGCGGTCCTTTGGGCCTGGATTCCATTGATGTCCTGGAGATGGTCATGATGATGGAAAACGATTACGGAGTTGTCATTGACAACAAAGAGCTTGGAGAAACCGTATTTGCGACCCTGGACAGCCTGGCCCGGTATGTTAACGAACACGGCAACAAAGAGTCATGA
- a CDS encoding DegV family protein, whose product MPKGPFECTDTPKITNALTVGYERIVAWADLLDQVNVFPVHDSDTGKNLKISLAPFKQIKPGGGADKTSLENSFDELVKQLSMSAVGNSGNIAAAFFSGFLSHPLPTFLPTATGQGLNMAMNAVADPRPGTMLDLFESLTHFFADRACDGKLQETSFDSNALTERLKQSVSQSMTRLPALEKAGVVDAGALGMFLFLEGFFKALEDRQGQCIPVMESFKDQLCVSAGYTAPSEPAFCVDLQIRMDQDTAPDPLIKTLGDSIVTSQTDRSLKIHVHTKDRDALKNQVSEIGSITAWHAEPIITRPQEARARTNPNTVGIITDAAGSITLDRAAALGITLMDSFIVTDEGGAPETLADPAQIYADMTRGKRVMTAQASVFQRHETFRKVLGQYDQVLYLCVGSVYTGNYDVAVRWVADNGLSERMRVVDTGAASGRLGLIVETVARAAQTVNALAELEAHALKIIGACDELLFLNHLKYLAMGGRMSKTGSVAGDFLSIRPIISPRADGARKVATVRNSESQIRYAVKRLEQVFGKTGAPRILLQYSDNRAWVENSVMPHIRRACPWANISIVPLSLTSGVHMGPGTWGMAFLPGELAPGKLERDLCHKTDFQGESAMKVLLMSMPDVAPLVIHQNAVHFPNLGIASIGGNIHERHEVKIIDLIRKRRSIHTYLTKQLTKLAPDIVGLSAMSWQWDTCCRIIRLIKRVRPRAKIVVGGYHATLMTQEITQSPEGKLIDFIVQGEGETAFKRLVEALDGRDTFHDIPSLTYKDGDKFITNPMGELQDLSRIKPPIRDKRRLTWGYHVMNMKAEVLETSRGCTRTCNFCSMKHMYGRTFRTYPIERVLADLDDIYYNKKTRLAFIVDDNLVLDTDRVIRLCDAIIKRGYRRLKLVVQADSLTMATNEEMIKKMAQAGFKSVFLGIENVSKTNLAVAGKGNIVEYSRKAVALCQKHGMMVIGGLIFGFPDDDEKAIIENYRFLQEINADAAYCQLLTPYPKTGMREQLMAQGLITNALDFKKYNGLWANVKTRHLSADKLQYLFWYHRQTVLGWWDPSSRARGTGKLWTGIWTYMFKPIMQQQHARVLKRKGWGGIYKDVLKEQEEMNTFEGL is encoded by the coding sequence ATGCCCAAAGGCCCTTTTGAATGTACGGACACCCCCAAAATTACAAACGCCCTTACCGTTGGCTACGAAAGAATTGTGGCTTGGGCAGATCTGCTGGATCAGGTCAATGTCTTTCCGGTCCATGATTCGGACACCGGCAAAAATCTAAAGATAAGCCTGGCACCGTTTAAGCAGATTAAGCCGGGTGGCGGTGCAGACAAAACATCTTTAGAAAATTCTTTTGATGAACTGGTGAAGCAGCTGTCCATGTCGGCCGTGGGCAATTCAGGCAATATTGCGGCAGCCTTTTTTTCGGGCTTTTTATCCCATCCATTGCCCACCTTCCTGCCCACTGCCACAGGGCAGGGATTAAACATGGCCATGAATGCCGTGGCCGATCCCAGGCCCGGTACCATGCTCGATCTGTTTGAAAGCCTGACCCATTTTTTTGCTGACAGGGCTTGTGACGGCAAACTTCAGGAAACATCCTTTGATTCCAACGCACTGACCGAACGACTCAAACAAAGCGTATCCCAAAGCATGACCCGGCTGCCTGCTCTGGAAAAAGCAGGCGTTGTGGATGCAGGGGCGCTGGGGATGTTCCTGTTTCTGGAAGGATTTTTTAAAGCGCTTGAGGATCGACAGGGCCAATGTATCCCGGTCATGGAAAGTTTTAAGGACCAGCTCTGTGTCTCTGCCGGGTATACGGCCCCGTCAGAACCGGCCTTTTGTGTGGATTTACAAATCCGAATGGATCAAGACACCGCCCCGGACCCGTTGATTAAAACCCTTGGCGACAGTATTGTCACTTCACAAACGGACCGGTCCCTGAAAATCCATGTCCACACAAAAGACAGAGATGCGCTTAAAAACCAGGTATCTGAAATCGGATCTATTACGGCATGGCACGCCGAACCCATCATAACCCGGCCGCAAGAGGCACGGGCACGGACAAACCCAAACACGGTGGGCATCATCACTGATGCGGCAGGCTCCATTACCCTCGACCGGGCCGCAGCACTTGGCATCACGCTCATGGACAGTTTCATCGTCACCGATGAGGGCGGGGCGCCTGAAACCCTGGCAGATCCGGCCCAAATCTATGCAGACATGACCCGGGGCAAAAGGGTCATGACTGCCCAGGCATCGGTGTTCCAGCGCCATGAAACCTTCAGGAAGGTGTTGGGGCAATACGACCAGGTACTTTACCTGTGTGTGGGATCCGTGTATACAGGCAACTATGACGTTGCCGTCCGGTGGGTTGCGGACAACGGACTGTCGGAACGGATGCGGGTTGTGGATACCGGTGCGGCATCCGGCAGGCTTGGACTTATTGTCGAAACCGTTGCCCGGGCCGCCCAAACCGTAAACGCCTTGGCGGAACTTGAAGCCCATGCGTTAAAAATTATTGGGGCCTGCGACGAACTGCTGTTCCTGAACCACCTGAAATACCTGGCCATGGGCGGCAGGATGTCCAAGACCGGCAGTGTAGCAGGAGATTTTCTCAGTATTCGGCCCATCATCAGCCCCAGGGCAGACGGCGCCCGGAAAGTCGCCACTGTCAGAAACAGTGAAAGCCAGATCCGCTATGCCGTCAAGCGGCTTGAACAGGTGTTTGGCAAAACTGGGGCACCCAGGATACTTTTGCAATATTCCGACAACAGGGCATGGGTGGAAAATTCGGTCATGCCCCATATACGCCGGGCCTGTCCCTGGGCAAACATCTCCATTGTCCCGTTGTCTCTGACCTCAGGGGTTCACATGGGTCCGGGCACCTGGGGAATGGCATTTTTACCCGGAGAACTTGCCCCGGGAAAGCTAGAACGAGACCTTTGCCATAAAACCGATTTCCAAGGAGAGTCTGCCATGAAAGTGCTCCTGATGTCCATGCCCGATGTAGCGCCCCTGGTTATTCACCAGAATGCTGTGCATTTCCCCAACCTGGGCATTGCCAGCATCGGCGGAAATATCCATGAACGGCATGAGGTCAAAATTATTGACCTGATACGGAAACGCCGATCCATACATACTTATCTGACAAAACAGTTAACAAAACTTGCACCGGATATTGTGGGACTTTCAGCCATGTCCTGGCAATGGGACACCTGCTGCCGAATTATCCGGCTGATCAAACGTGTCCGGCCCAGGGCTAAAATCGTGGTGGGCGGCTACCATGCCACCCTGATGACCCAGGAGATCACGCAATCACCCGAAGGCAAACTGATCGATTTCATTGTCCAGGGTGAAGGAGAGACCGCTTTTAAACGATTGGTGGAGGCCCTGGATGGTCGGGACACGTTTCATGACATCCCTTCCTTGACGTATAAAGATGGAGACAAATTCATCACCAATCCCATGGGTGAACTACAGGATCTGTCCCGGATAAAACCACCCATCCGGGACAAACGGCGCCTGACTTGGGGATACCATGTAATGAACATGAAAGCAGAGGTGCTGGAGACCTCAAGAGGCTGCACCCGCACCTGCAATTTTTGCAGCATGAAGCACATGTATGGCCGCACGTTCAGAACCTATCCCATTGAAAGGGTCCTTGCCGACCTTGATGACATTTACTATAACAAAAAGACACGGCTGGCCTTTATTGTGGACGACAATCTGGTATTAGACACGGACAGAGTTATCCGGCTGTGTGATGCCATCATTAAAAGAGGATACCGCCGCCTGAAACTGGTGGTTCAGGCCGACAGCCTGACCATGGCCACCAATGAGGAAATGATCAAAAAAATGGCCCAGGCAGGATTCAAGTCCGTATTCCTGGGGATTGAAAACGTCTCAAAAACAAACCTTGCCGTAGCAGGCAAGGGCAATATTGTGGAATATTCAAGAAAAGCCGTGGCTTTGTGCCAGAAACACGGCATGATGGTCATCGGCGGTCTGATATTCGGATTCCCCGATGATGACGAAAAAGCCATCATTGAAAATTACCGTTTTTTACAGGAAATTAATGCCGATGCCGCCTATTGCCAGCTTTTGACGCCCTATCCAAAAACAGGCATGCGCGAACAGCTGATGGCCCAGGGACTTATTACCAATGCCCTTGATTTTAAAAAATACAACGGCCTGTGGGCCAATGTCAAAACCCGCCACCTGAGCGCCGACAAGCTGCAATACCTGTTCTGGTATCACCGTCAGACCGTACTTGGATGGTGGGACCCGTCGTCCAGGGCCAGGGGAACCGGCAAATTATGGACAGGCATCTGGACTTATATGTTCAAACCAATCATGCAGCAGCAGCATGCCAGGGTCCTTAAAAGAAAGGGATGGGGCGGTATTTATAAAGATGTGTTGAAAGAGCAGGAAGAGATGAACACCTTTGAAGGCCTTTAA
- a CDS encoding acyl-CoA thioesterase, protein MVKKNKKERAVYKHFETVHKVPFHDMDPMHVMWHGNYYKYFDVTRFDLFKAAGIDLYEYSLSKHVSFPVSRSSIKHIAPLKFHDEFICKATVTEAEYKIGIDFEIRRKETEQVCARGKSEQVAVRVPEMTLLFRIPEDITSALLV, encoded by the coding sequence ATGGTAAAAAAAAATAAAAAAGAAAGGGCAGTCTACAAGCACTTTGAAACGGTGCACAAAGTCCCGTTCCACGACATGGATCCCATGCATGTGATGTGGCACGGCAACTATTATAAATATTTTGATGTAACACGATTCGATCTGTTTAAAGCGGCGGGCATTGACCTGTACGAATACTCCCTTTCAAAACATGTCAGCTTTCCGGTAAGCCGCTCATCCATCAAGCATATTGCACCCTTAAAATTCCATGACGAATTTATCTGCAAAGCCACTGTAACCGAAGCTGAATACAAAATCGGCATAGATTTTGAGATCCGGCGTAAAGAGACTGAACAAGTCTGTGCCCGGGGAAAAAGTGAGCAGGTGGCAGTGCGTGTACCTGAAATGACGCTTTTGTTCAGGATCCCCGAAGATATCACCTCAGCCCTGCTGGTGTAA
- a CDS encoding radical SAM protein, whose product MKTVSSLLDQKWYARYKAISKLNIRSSIYDVTNRCNLRCKGCFFFSSGEHEAAKEQMDISEWESFIDREKERGVNLAILIGGEPTLCLDRVGAFYDRMPTFMATNGLIKVPRDRFPDMMVGISLWGSSDDEKTLRGKDTFAISSRHYEGDPHVYYLLTITPKLVGHIEPIVQKIRNVGVKVHMQLLSNDEGVDGFSWTQQELADVCQEMDDLLDRYPDTVVSAKYYHKIITTGTMLGRPFGWAECPSVTQPLDDRKNNPKRLTNFIRWASDLKTMHRCCTSETRDCRTCKDGAAHMSWVMVNKRAHMNNTQDLQNWITVYEMFAKLYQFIPW is encoded by the coding sequence ATGAAAACAGTTAGTTCTCTTCTGGATCAAAAATGGTATGCACGATATAAGGCCATTTCCAAGCTTAACATACGAAGCTCCATCTATGATGTAACCAACCGCTGCAACCTGCGCTGCAAGGGCTGTTTCTTTTTTTCATCCGGCGAACACGAGGCGGCCAAAGAGCAGATGGACATCTCGGAATGGGAATCCTTTATTGATCGAGAAAAAGAACGGGGTGTCAATCTTGCCATTCTCATTGGTGGAGAACCTACCCTCTGTCTGGACCGGGTCGGGGCATTTTATGACCGCATGCCCACATTTATGGCCACAAACGGTCTTATCAAAGTACCCAGGGACCGTTTTCCCGATATGATGGTGGGCATTTCGCTGTGGGGCAGCAGTGATGACGAAAAGACATTGCGGGGAAAGGATACCTTTGCCATATCGAGCCGCCACTATGAAGGCGACCCCCATGTGTATTATCTTTTGACCATTACGCCAAAGCTTGTAGGCCATATTGAGCCCATCGTCCAAAAAATCCGCAATGTCGGCGTCAAAGTCCATATGCAGCTTCTATCCAATGATGAAGGCGTAGACGGATTCAGCTGGACTCAGCAGGAACTTGCGGACGTGTGTCAGGAGATGGACGACTTATTGGACCGCTATCCCGACACAGTGGTCTCCGCAAAATATTATCACAAAATTATCACCACAGGTACCATGCTGGGCAGACCCTTTGGGTGGGCCGAGTGTCCCTCGGTGACCCAGCCCCTGGACGACCGGAAAAACAATCCCAAACGGTTAACCAACTTCATCCGCTGGGCCTCGGATCTGAAAACCATGCACCGCTGCTGCACCTCTGAAACCCGGGACTGCAGAACCTGCAAGGACGGCGCTGCCCACATGAGCTGGGTTATGGTCAATAAGCGGGCCCATATGAACAATACCCAGGATCTGCAGAACTGGATAACGGTGTATGAAATGTTCGCCAAACTGTATCAATTCATTCCATGGTAA